In Aureibaculum algae, the following are encoded in one genomic region:
- a CDS encoding RNA polymerase sigma factor — protein sequence MSTEANFIKQLTNPKTKEKAFLELLDRYQKRMYWYIRKIVVTHENADDALQNTFIRIFNKIETFKGNSLLTTWMFRIAHNEAIRLLEKQQKTHLASLDEIQPQYLKDLTQDNYFNGDELNLKFHEVINSKLTNKQRIVFNMKYFDDLSFREIADILEINENTLKSSYYSAVKIIEDEIVEQTNF from the coding sequence TTGAGCACTGAAGCCAACTTCATAAAGCAACTTACAAATCCTAAAACTAAGGAAAAGGCTTTTCTTGAATTGTTAGACCGTTATCAAAAACGAATGTATTGGTATATTAGAAAAATAGTGGTGACTCATGAAAATGCCGATGATGCCCTCCAAAACACTTTCATTAGAATTTTTAACAAGATAGAAACTTTTAAAGGTAATAGCTTGCTCACAACCTGGATGTTTAGAATTGCACATAATGAAGCAATTAGACTCTTGGAAAAACAACAGAAAACACATTTAGCTTCCTTAGACGAAATTCAGCCGCAGTACCTAAAAGATTTAACACAAGACAATTATTTTAATGGCGATGAATTAAATCTGAAATTCCATGAGGTTATAAACTCCAAGTTAACGAATAAGCAACGCATAGTGTTTAATATGAAATACTTTGATGATTTAAGCTTTAGAGAAATTGCAGACATTTTAGAAATAAATGAAAATACGTTAAAATCATCTTATTACAGTGCCGTAAAAATAATAGAAGATGAAATAGTAGAACAAACAAACTTTTAA
- a CDS encoding NAD(P)H-binding protein gives MTNKSDSVILLGATGAVGNQVLNNLIKRPEVSRISTLGRRSLPDIPETLVAQHNVNVFDPNTYRDKITNHQVAICTFGVGEPSKVSKEEFIKIDKKAVIAFAKACKEAGVTHFQLLSSVGINAKSASFYLRIKGELVNELEAMNFDRLSIFQPSMIITKTNRYGLAQGITLKVWPVLSRVLFGPLKKYRGINVEHLGKAFVTNMFENKMGVEMITWENIKRLSNL, from the coding sequence ATGACCAATAAATCAGATTCTGTAATACTTCTAGGAGCCACAGGTGCCGTTGGAAACCAAGTTCTTAATAACTTAATAAAACGGCCGGAGGTTTCACGAATTTCAACTTTAGGTCGTAGGTCATTGCCAGATATACCTGAAACATTAGTAGCACAACACAACGTTAATGTTTTTGATCCCAACACGTATAGAGACAAAATAACTAATCATCAAGTGGCCATTTGCACCTTTGGTGTGGGTGAACCCTCCAAGGTAAGTAAAGAGGAATTTATAAAAATAGATAAAAAGGCAGTAATTGCATTTGCTAAAGCTTGTAAAGAAGCTGGTGTTACACACTTTCAATTATTATCTTCGGTTGGCATTAATGCTAAATCGGCCTCTTTTTATTTACGGATTAAAGGAGAGCTAGTCAATGAATTAGAAGCAATGAATTTTGATAGACTTAGTATTTTTCAGCCTTCAATGATTATAACAAAAACCAATAGATATGGGCTAGCTCAAGGGATAACATTAAAGGTTTGGCCCGTACTGAGTCGCGTATTATTTGGTCCATTAAAAAAGTATAGAGGTATTAATGTTGAGCATTTAGGAAAGGCTTTTGTTACAAACATGTTCGAAAATAAAATGGGTGTAGAAATGATTACTTGGGAGAATATTAAGAGGCTTTCTAATTTATAA
- a CDS encoding amidohydrolase family protein produces MMKFFKLSLVLFLVHTTLIAQDLTFEEYNPKSTLVIPGKTIKKAKFPFIDVHGHQYNMPKQDLSPVVAAMDTLNMGIMVNLSGRSGKDLQQSVANIAKNFPNRFVVFANVDFDGVGKKDWAKNAVNQLREDVKNGARGLKVYKSLGLRNKDTDGNRIAIDDKRLDPIWALCGELGVPVLIHAADPKSFWDTFDGDNERWLELKTHPRRKREANDPAPWEQIIAEQHNMFKKHPETTFINAHMGWFANDLGKLGELLDEMPNMNVGIGAIIAELGRQPRFAKAFFIKYQDRILFGKDSWKPEEFPTYFRVLESNDEYFPYHKKYHAFWPMYGLDLPDDVLKKVYYKNAVRIVPGLDKSLFDE; encoded by the coding sequence ATGATGAAATTTTTTAAATTAAGCCTAGTTCTTTTTCTTGTACACACAACTTTAATAGCACAAGACTTAACTTTTGAAGAATACAATCCCAAATCAACCTTAGTTATTCCTGGCAAGACTATAAAAAAAGCTAAGTTTCCATTTATTGACGTGCACGGACATCAGTACAACATGCCTAAACAAGACTTGAGTCCTGTAGTAGCCGCTATGGACACGCTTAACATGGGCATCATGGTCAATTTAAGTGGCCGATCAGGAAAAGACCTGCAACAATCTGTTGCCAATATTGCTAAAAATTTCCCCAACCGTTTTGTTGTTTTTGCCAATGTAGACTTTGATGGAGTTGGTAAAAAAGACTGGGCAAAAAATGCAGTAAATCAGTTAAGAGAAGATGTTAAAAATGGAGCTAGAGGACTAAAGGTTTATAAAAGTTTAGGGCTCAGAAATAAAGACACTGACGGCAATAGAATTGCTATTGACGATAAAAGATTAGATCCAATATGGGCACTTTGCGGCGAGTTAGGTGTGCCTGTTTTAATCCATGCTGCAGATCCTAAATCATTTTGGGATACATTTGATGGTGATAATGAGCGTTGGTTAGAACTCAAAACTCATCCGCGAAGAAAACGTGAAGCAAATGATCCTGCTCCATGGGAGCAAATTATTGCAGAACAACATAATATGTTTAAAAAACATCCTGAAACGACTTTTATAAACGCTCACATGGGTTGGTTTGCGAATGATTTGGGTAAATTAGGTGAGCTATTAGATGAAATGCCTAATATGAATGTTGGTATAGGAGCCATAATTGCTGAATTGGGTAGACAACCACGTTTTGCAAAAGCATTTTTTATCAAATATCAGGATCGAATTCTATTTGGAAAAGACAGCTGGAAACCCGAGGAATTTCCAACGTATTTTAGAGTGTTAGAATCTAATGATGAATACTTTCCATACCATAAAAAATACCATGCTTTTTGGCCAATGTACGGCTTAGATTTACCCGATGATGTATTGAAAAAAGTATATTATAAAAATGCGGTGCGTATTGTTCCTGGTTTGGATAAAAGTTTGTTTGATGAGTAA
- a CDS encoding phosphoenolpyruvate carboxylase has translation MNTEIETNEYQKISDDRAYILLCYEEMLSRINEHETIKLLQLNKTSQNETIGYSVSDEKIVQALGIYFQLITLVEENAAIQYHRQLENQNGIAANRGSWGETFKIWIEQGLSEDKIIELLSSLNVMPVLTAHPTESKRIAIIELQRELYLLLVQKENSILSKTENNTIREKIINLLERWWRTGDTYLEKPDLASERDNIVYYLSKVFPLVLEKSDERLKESWIAMGFNPDKLTQPEHYPNFNFGSWVGGDRDGHPFVTPSFTRDTLLIHREKALDIIHKQLVNLATRLTLSGIKNPVPTPLLEAVSKQAKILGASGEKALKRNPHEPWRQYVSLLVIKMENTIAEKFGESDSYYRSSTVLQEDLKFIRNILIEGGAQGIAEDILFPVERTVQCFGFHLAKLDIRQNSGYHEKVITQILEKSGFEKFDFHNWDEKTRVSFLTEELEKHAPLTNNTISYGLEADNVLDYFRVLRQHISLYGSEGIGSLIVSMTRSLSDLLVMYLLMRETQLLNTNLRVVPLLETIEDLEGGDKILEDFLNFSITKNRLKLMSNTQEVMVGYSDSNKDGGVLASKWHLHKAEESLCSIGEKHDVKIIFFHGRGGTISRGGGKYHRFMESMPINSVNGQIKLTTQGESIAQQFGNQLTATYNLEMLASGVARQTMKIYTSQKEELYPYETLDWLTDKSVDFYKNMVQHDDFIQFFSEATSIDLLEKSKIGSRPARRSGQRTLSDLRAIPWVFSWNLSRFTLTGWFGVGHALKELKENKVSKFDELKQHVDSWPFLRYMLIQIETNLILANSELMKVYSELVSDEDIKSNFLNMILTDYKEGIIHIEDLLGEPASVRRIGQIENLKRREKELEVLHKLHIQYLKEWRSVMVTNPIKGDQLLTKLLSITNSLSGGLKNTG, from the coding sequence ATGAATACTGAAATTGAAACCAATGAATATCAAAAAATAAGTGATGATAGAGCATATATTCTTCTTTGTTATGAAGAGATGTTATCGCGTATTAATGAGCACGAAACTATTAAACTACTTCAGTTAAATAAAACATCGCAAAATGAGACTATAGGTTATTCCGTTTCCGATGAAAAAATTGTACAAGCATTAGGTATTTATTTTCAATTAATAACTTTAGTTGAAGAAAACGCTGCCATACAATATCATAGGCAACTCGAAAATCAAAATGGTATAGCTGCAAATAGAGGGTCTTGGGGAGAGACTTTTAAGATATGGATAGAACAAGGTTTAAGTGAAGATAAGATTATTGAGTTATTGTCTTCATTAAATGTGATGCCAGTCTTAACTGCACACCCAACTGAGTCAAAGAGAATTGCAATTATTGAATTGCAAAGAGAGCTCTACTTATTATTGGTACAAAAGGAAAATTCTATTCTCTCCAAAACGGAGAATAATACGATACGTGAAAAAATTATCAATTTATTAGAGCGTTGGTGGAGAACTGGAGATACTTATCTTGAAAAGCCTGACCTCGCCTCAGAACGTGACAATATTGTGTATTACCTTAGTAAGGTGTTCCCTTTGGTATTAGAAAAGAGCGATGAAAGGCTGAAGGAATCTTGGATTGCTATGGGTTTTAACCCTGATAAATTAACGCAACCAGAACATTATCCAAATTTTAATTTTGGTAGTTGGGTTGGAGGAGACCGTGACGGTCATCCTTTTGTAACACCTAGTTTTACAAGAGATACGCTCTTGATACATCGTGAAAAGGCATTAGATATTATTCATAAACAACTGGTGAATTTAGCCACACGTTTAACGTTGTCTGGTATTAAAAACCCTGTACCCACGCCACTACTTGAAGCTGTGAGTAAGCAAGCAAAAATTTTAGGAGCGTCTGGTGAAAAAGCTTTAAAACGTAATCCACATGAACCATGGAGACAATATGTTAGTCTGTTGGTGATTAAAATGGAAAACACTATTGCTGAAAAATTTGGTGAATCTGATTCTTATTATAGGTCAAGTACTGTTTTACAGGAAGATTTAAAATTTATTAGAAATATTTTAATAGAAGGTGGAGCACAAGGAATAGCCGAAGATATATTGTTTCCTGTTGAAAGAACGGTACAATGTTTCGGGTTTCATCTTGCCAAATTAGATATTAGACAAAACAGTGGTTACCATGAAAAAGTAATTACGCAGATATTAGAAAAGTCGGGATTCGAAAAATTTGATTTTCATAATTGGGATGAAAAAACACGGGTTTCTTTTTTGACTGAAGAATTAGAAAAACACGCTCCACTAACCAATAATACAATATCATATGGTCTAGAAGCAGATAACGTACTAGATTATTTTAGGGTTTTAAGACAACATATTAGTTTATATGGTTCAGAAGGCATAGGATCTTTAATAGTAAGTATGACTAGAAGTCTTAGTGATTTATTAGTGATGTATTTATTGATGAGAGAAACACAACTATTAAACACTAATTTACGTGTGGTACCACTTTTGGAAACTATAGAAGATTTAGAAGGAGGGGATAAGATATTAGAAGATTTTTTGAATTTTTCCATCACCAAAAATCGCCTAAAATTAATGTCAAATACACAAGAAGTAATGGTTGGGTATAGTGATAGTAATAAAGATGGCGGAGTTTTGGCGAGTAAATGGCATTTGCATAAGGCAGAAGAGAGCCTTTGCAGTATTGGCGAAAAGCATGATGTAAAAATTATATTTTTCCATGGTAGAGGTGGAACGATAAGTAGAGGTGGCGGTAAATATCATCGTTTTATGGAAAGTATGCCTATAAATTCTGTTAATGGTCAAATAAAATTGACAACTCAAGGAGAATCTATTGCACAGCAATTTGGAAATCAATTAACAGCAACGTACAATTTAGAAATGTTGGCATCTGGTGTGGCTCGCCAAACGATGAAAATTTACACCTCTCAAAAAGAAGAACTTTATCCTTATGAAACCTTAGATTGGCTAACGGATAAATCGGTTGACTTTTATAAAAACATGGTTCAACATGATGATTTTATTCAGTTTTTTAGTGAAGCAACTTCAATTGATTTATTAGAGAAAAGTAAAATAGGATCAAGACCTGCAAGGAGATCTGGACAACGTACATTAAGTGATTTAAGAGCTATCCCTTGGGTGTTTAGTTGGAACTTATCACGTTTTACCTTAACAGGTTGGTTTGGTGTTGGACATGCCTTAAAAGAACTTAAAGAAAATAAAGTATCAAAATTTGATGAGCTAAAACAACATGTTGATTCATGGCCGTTTTTAAGGTACATGTTAATTCAAATAGAAACGAATTTAATCCTTGCAAATTCGGAACTGATGAAAGTGTATTCAGAACTTGTTTCTGATGAAGACATCAAATCCAATTTTTTAAATATGATTTTAACGGATTATAAAGAGGGAATTATTCACATTGAAGATTTACTAGGTGAGCCAGCTTCCGTTAGAAGAATAGGCCAAATTGAAAATTTGAAAAGGAGAGAGAAAGAATTGGAAGTATTGCACAAACTTCATATTCAATATTTAAAAGAATGGAGAAGTGTTATGGTTACCAATCCTATTAAAGGCGATCAGTTGCTTACAAAACTGTTATCCATTACAAATTCGTTATCTGGAGGGTTAAAAAATACGGGTTAA
- a CDS encoding AAA family ATPase: MIHLIVGNTGAGKTTYANELKKETKGVIFSIDKWNNILFLPDKKPTDGLEWFLERIERAEKMIMDLVDQLENAKIDAILDLGLSKFEHREKFRAFAKTKGYELTIHFLDISKETRLNRITKRNTEKGMTFEFEVTKENFDFMEGWFEKPDRKEMLNGIHITS; this comes from the coding sequence ATGATTCATTTAATAGTAGGAAATACAGGTGCTGGGAAAACCACGTATGCCAACGAATTGAAAAAGGAAACGAAGGGTGTTATTTTCTCCATTGATAAATGGAATAATATACTTTTTCTGCCTGATAAGAAACCAACGGACGGATTGGAATGGTTTCTTGAAAGAATTGAACGTGCCGAAAAAATGATTATGGATTTAGTTGATCAGTTAGAAAACGCAAAGATAGATGCTATTCTTGATTTAGGACTTTCAAAATTTGAACACAGAGAGAAGTTTAGAGCATTTGCTAAAACGAAGGGCTATGAACTAACAATACATTTTTTAGATATTTCAAAAGAAACCCGATTGAACAGAATAACAAAACGAAATACTGAAAAAGGAATGACTTTTGAGTTTGAAGTGACTAAAGAAAACTTTGACTTTATGGAAGGTTGGTTTGAGAAACCTGACCGTAAAGAAATGCTTAATGGAATACATATAACATCCTAA
- the mscL gene encoding large conductance mechanosensitive channel protein MscL has product MGLLKEFKEFAVKGNMMDMAIGVIIGASFNKVIDVLVKKVLMPPLSYLTNGIDFKDKVIILRDAELNSAGEIIQEKIALGYGALFEAFLDFIIIGFTVFIVVKFMNRLRNKAQDTKDDTVVTPKDIQLLSDLTDLMKEQNELLRNK; this is encoded by the coding sequence ATGGGTTTACTTAAAGAATTTAAAGAATTTGCAGTAAAGGGTAATATGATGGATATGGCCATTGGTGTTATCATTGGTGCATCATTTAATAAAGTAATAGATGTGCTGGTTAAAAAAGTATTAATGCCTCCATTGTCTTATTTAACAAATGGTATTGATTTTAAGGATAAAGTAATAATTCTTAGAGATGCAGAATTGAATAGTGCAGGAGAAATTATTCAAGAGAAAATAGCCTTAGGTTATGGAGCGTTGTTTGAGGCTTTTCTAGATTTTATAATAATTGGATTTACGGTTTTTATTGTGGTAAAGTTTATGAATAGGTTACGAAATAAAGCTCAAGATACTAAGGATGATACTGTAGTAACTCCTAAAGATATACAGTTACTGTCTGATTTAACTGATTTAATGAAAGAACAAAATGAATTATTGAGAAATAAATAA
- a CDS encoding sodium:solute symporter family protein — translation MTVQIWTYIIVVATFTLYIGIAIWARAGSTKEFYVAGGGVSPLANGLATAADWMSAASFLGMAGLISFNGYDGSVYLMGWTGGYVLLALLLAPYLRKFGKFTVPDFIGDRYYSNIARTVAVICALIVSFTYVAGQMRGVGLVFSRFLEVDINTGVFIGMIIVLFYAVLGGMKGITYTQVAQYCVLIFAFMVPAIFISIQMTGNPIPQLGMGGKVTGESVYLLDKLDGLSTDLGFAAYTNGSKSLIDIFFITAALMVGTAGLPHVIVRFFTVPKVKDARKSAGYALLFIAILYTTAPAISVFARTNLIDTVSEKEYAEMPAWFSKWETTGLITFDDKNSDGKIQYVADETVNELTVDPDIMVLANPEIARLPNWVIALVAAGGLAAALSTAAGLLLVISTSVSHDLIKKQLKPDISDKSELIAARLSAVVAVVIAGYFGINPPDFVAATVALAFGLAAASFFPAIILGIFDKRMNKEGAIAGMVVGILSMLFYMLKFKFQWFGGGTEAEWWFGISPEGFGTVAMLINFIFSIIISKFTPPPPAEVQEIVENIRIPSNAGDATH, via the coding sequence ATGACTGTACAAATTTGGACATACATTATCGTTGTTGCAACTTTCACATTATATATAGGTATTGCTATTTGGGCAAGAGCAGGGTCTACCAAAGAATTTTACGTTGCAGGTGGCGGTGTTTCTCCATTAGCTAACGGATTAGCAACAGCTGCAGATTGGATGTCAGCTGCTTCTTTTCTTGGTATGGCGGGCCTTATTTCTTTTAATGGTTATGATGGTTCTGTTTATTTAATGGGATGGACTGGCGGTTATGTGTTACTCGCACTACTTTTAGCCCCATATCTAAGAAAATTTGGAAAATTTACAGTGCCTGATTTTATTGGAGATCGTTATTATTCAAATATCGCAAGAACAGTTGCTGTAATATGTGCTTTGATTGTCTCCTTTACTTATGTTGCTGGACAAATGCGAGGTGTTGGTTTGGTTTTTTCTAGATTTTTAGAAGTCGATATTAATACAGGTGTCTTTATAGGTATGATCATCGTATTATTTTATGCCGTACTTGGAGGTATGAAAGGGATTACTTACACACAGGTAGCTCAATATTGTGTTTTGATATTTGCATTTATGGTTCCTGCCATTTTTATCTCCATTCAGATGACGGGTAATCCCATTCCACAATTAGGAATGGGAGGTAAAGTTACTGGAGAAAGTGTTTATTTACTAGATAAACTAGACGGACTTTCTACAGATTTAGGTTTTGCAGCTTATACTAACGGATCAAAATCATTAATTGATATCTTCTTTATTACTGCAGCCCTTATGGTAGGTACGGCTGGATTACCACATGTAATTGTCCGATTTTTTACTGTTCCTAAAGTAAAAGACGCTCGAAAATCTGCTGGTTATGCTTTATTATTTATTGCAATTTTATATACTACTGCACCGGCAATTTCAGTATTTGCTAGAACAAATTTAATTGATACAGTAAGCGAAAAAGAATACGCAGAAATGCCTGCTTGGTTTTCAAAATGGGAAACCACAGGGCTTATTACATTCGATGACAAAAATAGTGACGGTAAAATTCAATATGTTGCTGATGAAACTGTGAATGAATTAACTGTAGATCCCGATATAATGGTTTTAGCGAATCCTGAAATTGCAAGATTACCCAATTGGGTCATTGCTTTGGTGGCCGCCGGTGGATTGGCAGCGGCATTATCAACAGCAGCAGGTTTGCTATTGGTAATTTCAACCTCGGTTTCGCACGATTTAATAAAAAAACAATTGAAACCCGATATTTCAGATAAAAGTGAACTAATAGCCGCTCGACTTTCAGCGGTTGTTGCGGTAGTTATTGCAGGGTATTTTGGTATAAACCCACCCGATTTTGTCGCTGCAACCGTCGCCTTGGCCTTCGGTTTGGCAGCAGCTTCTTTTTTCCCTGCTATCATACTCGGTATTTTTGACAAACGCATGAATAAAGAAGGAGCAATTGCAGGAATGGTTGTAGGTATATTATCCATGTTATTTTACATGCTTAAATTTAAATTTCAATGGTTTGGTGGTGGTACTGAAGCGGAATGGTGGTTTGGTATTTCACCTGAAGGATTTGGTACGGTAGCAATGCTAATAAATTTCATTTTTTCAATAATAATTTCTAAATTTACTCCTCCACCTCCTGCAGAAGTTCAAGAAATTGTTGAAAATATTAGAATACCATCTAATGCAGGGGATGCAACACATTAA
- a CDS encoding energy transducer TonB has product MKLKIILTFCIIVISALSYAQNNDKAKDLIVLKKGKLTDGITIKEIKSKKNDVSINDPIITRPPIFETCKSLSDIEEQKDCFTQTLQKFISKKFNTSALTILPTGRHKIDCFFTISNEGEIANIDIYSNYKIAEDEAAKLISKIPNLEPGEINGKPKEISYWLPITFMLQ; this is encoded by the coding sequence ATGAAATTAAAAATAATTTTAACCTTCTGTATTATTGTAATTTCAGCATTATCATATGCTCAAAATAATGATAAAGCTAAGGATTTAATTGTACTTAAAAAGGGTAAACTCACTGATGGTATTACCATTAAAGAAATTAAATCAAAAAAAAACGATGTTAGTATAAATGACCCCATCATTACAAGACCACCAATATTTGAAACATGTAAATCATTAAGCGATATTGAAGAGCAAAAAGATTGCTTTACACAAACATTACAGAAATTCATTTCGAAAAAATTTAACACCTCAGCGTTAACTATCTTACCAACAGGAAGACATAAAATTGACTGTTTTTTCACAATTTCTAATGAAGGAGAGATTGCTAATATTGACATCTATTCCAACTATAAAATAGCAGAAGATGAGGCTGCTAAATTAATATCAAAAATACCAAATTTAGAACCAGGTGAAATCAATGGAAAACCAAAAGAGATTAGCTATTGGTTACCTATAACTTTTATGTTGCAATAA
- the acs gene encoding acetate--CoA ligase — protein sequence MSNYSIKHLEEYYQVYRKSIRDPENFWSEIAEEHFMWRKKWDNVLSWDFSKPEIKWFEGAKLNITENCIDRHLATKGEKTAILFEPNSPDEAAQHITYRRLYERVNQLANVLKDHGIEKGDRVCIYLPMIPELAISLLACARIGAVHSVVFAGFSSNALSTRINDSDCKMVITSDGSYRGAKTIDLKGIVDVALDECPSIKDVLVVNRINSDITMKEGRDKWLQPLLDAASTECAAEIMDAEDPLFILYTSGSTGMPKGMVHTTAGYMVYTAYTFKNVFQYKENDVYWCTADIGWITGHSYIVYGPLANGATTVMFEGVPSYPDFGRFWEVIAKHKINQFYTAPTAIRALAKQNIDFAETHDLSSLKVLGSVGEPINEEAWHWYNDVIGKKKSPIVDTWWQTETGGIMITPLPYVTPTKPTYATLPFPGIQPALMDENGEEIKGNQVDGRLCIKFPWPSMARTIWGNHQRYKETYFTAFKDKYFTGDGALRDEVGYYRITGRVDDVIIVSGHNLGTAPIEDAINEHPAVSESAVVGFPHDIKGNALYGYVILKETGESRIHDNVRKEINQIITEHIGPIAKLDKIQFTIGLPKTRSGKIMRRILRKIASRDMNNLGDTSTLLNPEVVQEIKDNVL from the coding sequence ATGAGTAATTACAGTATCAAACATTTAGAAGAATATTATCAAGTTTATAGAAAGTCAATCAGAGATCCAGAAAATTTCTGGTCAGAAATTGCTGAAGAGCATTTTATGTGGCGTAAAAAGTGGGACAATGTATTGAGTTGGGATTTTTCTAAACCTGAAATAAAATGGTTTGAGGGTGCGAAACTCAATATTACTGAAAATTGTATTGATAGACATTTGGCTACAAAAGGCGAAAAAACGGCTATCTTATTTGAGCCTAACAGTCCAGACGAAGCTGCCCAACACATCACCTACAGAAGATTATATGAGCGTGTAAACCAACTTGCTAATGTCCTTAAAGACCATGGTATTGAAAAAGGAGATCGTGTTTGTATTTATTTACCCATGATACCTGAATTGGCCATTTCCTTATTGGCGTGTGCTAGAATTGGAGCCGTACACTCTGTTGTATTTGCTGGATTCTCTTCAAACGCTTTATCTACGAGAATTAATGATAGTGATTGTAAAATGGTTATTACATCTGATGGATCGTACAGAGGTGCAAAAACAATTGATTTAAAAGGTATTGTAGATGTAGCTTTAGATGAATGCCCTTCCATTAAAGACGTTTTAGTGGTTAACAGAATTAACTCTGACATTACCATGAAAGAGGGACGTGACAAATGGTTACAACCTCTATTAGACGCAGCTTCAACGGAGTGTGCCGCCGAAATTATGGATGCGGAAGACCCTTTGTTTATTCTTTACACGTCAGGCTCAACAGGTATGCCAAAAGGTATGGTACATACCACTGCGGGTTATATGGTATACACCGCTTATACTTTTAAAAATGTTTTTCAATACAAAGAAAATGATGTGTATTGGTGTACTGCTGATATTGGCTGGATTACAGGTCACAGTTATATCGTTTATGGTCCATTAGCCAATGGAGCAACTACCGTTATGTTTGAGGGCGTACCTAGTTATCCTGATTTTGGACGCTTTTGGGAAGTGATTGCTAAACATAAAATCAATCAGTTTTATACGGCTCCTACTGCAATTAGAGCACTGGCAAAACAAAATATTGATTTTGCAGAAACGCATGACTTATCCTCTTTAAAGGTTTTAGGATCAGTTGGAGAGCCTATTAATGAAGAAGCTTGGCACTGGTATAATGATGTTATTGGTAAAAAGAAAAGCCCTATTGTAGATACGTGGTGGCAAACAGAAACGGGTGGTATTATGATCACTCCATTACCTTATGTTACCCCTACAAAACCGACCTATGCTACCTTACCTTTCCCTGGAATTCAACCCGCTTTAATGGATGAAAATGGAGAAGAAATAAAGGGTAATCAAGTCGATGGTAGGTTATGTATAAAATTTCCTTGGCCATCAATGGCTAGAACTATTTGGGGCAATCATCAACGTTATAAAGAAACGTATTTCACGGCATTTAAAGATAAATATTTTACTGGTGACGGTGCATTACGCGACGAGGTTGGCTATTATCGAATTACCGGACGTGTGGATGATGTAATTATAGTTTCTGGTCACAATTTAGGTACTGCTCCAATTGAAGATGCAATAAATGAGCATCCTGCTGTATCTGAATCGGCTGTTGTCGGATTTCCTCATGACATTAAAGGTAATGCCCTTTATGGTTATGTTATTCTTAAGGAAACAGGAGAAAGCAGAATTCATGATAATGTGAGAAAAGAAATTAATCAGATTATAACAGAACATATTGGCCCAATTGCCAAATTAGATAAAATTCAATTCACAATTGGATTGCCTAAAACACGCTCAGGTAAAATTATGCGAAGAATTTTAAGAAAAATTGCGAGTAGAGATATGAATAATTTAGGCGATACCTCTACGCTATTAAACCCTGAAGTAGTTCAAGAAATAAAAGATAACGTATTGTAA
- a CDS encoding DUF3124 domain-containing protein, protein MKKLTYLLLIIVLASSCDLNLGKDEFDAVDWKKRTINISQKDSLQFGRTYLSVYSQIYSYTEHKTHNLTAMVSLRNTSFNDTIYILKADYYHTKGHLVRTYIKQPIYLAPLETVEIIIDEADIEGGTGSNFIFDWNIPKKSPDPLFEGIMSSTMSQQGLSFTTQGKRIE, encoded by the coding sequence ATGAAAAAACTTACCTATCTTTTATTGATTATTGTGTTAGCTTCATCATGTGACTTAAATCTAGGTAAAGATGAATTTGATGCTGTTGACTGGAAAAAAAGAACCATAAACATAAGTCAAAAAGACTCACTACAATTTGGCAGAACCTATCTTTCCGTATACTCCCAAATATATAGTTATACAGAACATAAAACACATAACCTTACGGCGATGGTAAGCTTGAGAAATACGAGTTTTAATGATACAATTTATATTCTAAAAGCTGATTACTACCATACAAAAGGGCATTTAGTGCGAACTTATATTAAACAACCTATTTACCTAGCTCCACTTGAAACTGTAGAGATAATTATTGACGAAGCCGATATTGAAGGTGGTACAGGTTCTAATTTTATTTTTGACTGGAATATTCCAAAAAAATCTCCAGATCCGCTTTTCGAGGGTATTATGAGTTCTACAATGAGCCAACAAGGCCTTTCTTTTACCACACAAGGAAAACGTATAGAATAA